The following DNA comes from Nocardia sp. XZ_19_385.
CGTTCATCGTCACCAGCCGGATCCCCGACTTCGACGAATTCCGGCGCCGCAAGGCCGAAGTCCGAGCTCGGCAGCAGACCGAGCTCGACGAGGATGTGCGCGGGTTGCTGGATACCCTGGCACGTCCCGACCTTCGGGTGCTGGTCACCGGCACCGAGGCGGCGGATCCGGCGGACCCGGGCGGTGTGGTCCGGATGCTGGCCGCCCGTCGCGGTGACAAAGGCTGTCTCGCCACCCAGCTGCCCGGCGAAACACTCTGGCACGCGCGTGGTTTCACGCTCACGGCATGTGACGCACTGGCTCTGGGGCGAGTGGTCGCCGAGGCGCTGCCGCAGCGCCGGCCAGGGCAGCTGGGGCGCATCGTGCTGCCGGTGCCCAAGGCCGATATGGACTACTCGCCGCGCCGCGGTCGCA
Coding sequences within:
- a CDS encoding ESX secretion-associated protein EspG — protein: MSHPQVAARTWHFTDLEFVVAWEPMKNRSVPSPFIVTSRIPDFDEFRRRKAEVRARQQTELDEDVRGLLDTLARPDLRVLVTGTEAADPADPGGVVRMLAARRGDKGCLATQLPGETLWHARGFTLTACDALALGRVVAEALPQRRPGQLGRIVLPVPKADMDYSPRRGRTQELTEDRTREYAERFNQTAVVGSGSIEITQGSSLFGPRGMVRRWIRWRDLEGDGRYATAEHDPSVAVAADPARLTALINTEIAEVIRVIKDERA